The Setaria viridis chromosome 9, Setaria_viridis_v4.0, whole genome shotgun sequence sequence ACCGGGGTGGCTCTAACAGTATACTAGTAGTGTATATGTATAGGACGCGCTGTTAGAGACCAGCACGACTGGACACGACTCGGACCCGGGCTAGCCTCCTCCGATCCAGTCTTCtctgctcttcctcctccgagcgccggcgcggcgcgaggcatggagggagggagcgagcaAGCGCGCTAACTGTGAGGTCCCCCTCTCAATTCCACACCTCAGCTcgcgccgtcgcctccccctTTCGGTCCCCTACCTCGATGGACTCGCTAGCTGCCGCCTGCctctgctcccgccgccgccgcgctcgccgacttctcctggccgccgccgcggccacagCCGGGTACGGCCTCTACCGCctctaccgccaccaccgccgccgtatCTTCGCCGCCCTCTCCCTTGCCGACGCCGTCTCCCAGGTCGGTTCCGACCTCGCCGAATTCCTCCGCTCCGACTCCGACCAAGTCCCGCGGAGCCTCCTCCAGCTCTCCAAGCTCGCCGCCTCCGAACCCGTCTCCTCTGCTGCATCTTCCCTCTCCGAGTCTCTCGCCTCCGGCGTCCTCCGCGCCATCTCCTCTCATCAGCACCAATTGCgtcaacagcagcagcaaaaccCCCAAACCCCGCTCCAAGATCGGATCTTGGACCGCCTCCTCTCCCCCGAAGGTGCCGGATTCGCCTCCGCTGTCGTCGGAAGCTTCGCCAGGAACCTCGTCCTGTCCTCCTGCGACACCCGCactgcggcggccggcgaccgcGAGGAGCCGCGGTGGTTGGCTGCGCTCTGCAGCGCCACGGGCAAGGAGGCCGCCGCGGACCTCGTCCGAGTCTTCGTCAGCACCGCGGTCGCCGCCTACCTCGACCGCACAGCCGCCGTCCGCACCAACGACCAGCTGCTCACTGGCCTCTCCGACCCAAGGCACGAGGCCAAGGTCAAGGACCTGGCCGTCTCCGTCTGCAACGGCGCCGTGGAAACCTTCCTCAGGACGTCGCGGCAGCTGGCTAAGGAGGCTTCCGTTGCTCGCATTGAGGCGTTAGCAATGGAGCGTGTGGGGCAAAATTCAGACACCAACTGCGTGATCCAGAAGGTGTCAAGCACGCTGGCTGTGCCGAGCAACAGGAGGTTCGTTCTGGATGTCACAGGCAGGGTCACAGCGGAAACTGTCCGGTCGTTCCTTGACTTCCTAGCACAGCGGATGTCTGATGGGGCCAGGAAGAGCATTGTCATCGCCCGTGATGAGGTCGCTGAGAGGGGGCTAGTTGCCGTCAAGTACCTCGGTGCCAAGTCCATGGCCATCTTCACCATCTCTGTGGCATTGTGCATGCACATTTTGATGGGAACAAGGTTCCTATTGCCGGCCTAGCCACCTGGATGGGTGGGAGCTGGAATTAAATTCGAGGTGACTGATTACCACTTGTCCTGATTGTAGTTGCAGAGTAAATTATGTAGATTGCAATTGATTGTATACTACTAGTTGTCCTTGTCTTTGGTGTGTTGGTGAAAAGTATGAAAAGTTTAAGCTAGAAATCTTTTGGTTTGTAGTTGGAGCTCGGTTCTTTATGATTGTTTGTTTGGTTGAAGGAAGTATATATGCAGCTAAAATGACACTGGCCAATTTGGCAATGTCATTGTGAGGTTTGACACCTGTAGTGTTACTTTCTAGCAGCTTTCACTAGCTTGCTGTACCGgctgttttttttcttaagcTGTTGATCTTGTAAAACAACCAGACACAGCAGCAGGAGCTTGGAAACTTGACTGCTTACACTTGAAAATTCTCTCTTTTGTATGCTTTGTATTGAAGGGGAAGATGAAATAGAGAAGTGTGAGTGGATTTCACATTTCCTTTTGCCTTCTTTTCCCTTATTTTTTCTAACTAATTGATTTCAACTGAATGATGAACCAATGCCACAATTCGTAGATATGATCTTTAGAGATTAAGCAGCTGTAATCTGGCTGATTACCATTGGTTCCTACTTATCACTGATGGTTTTGCTTTTGCAGCGGTGTTACTGCCTATACATGACATATGTGCCTTAATTTTCAGTTTCTTAAATTCACCCAGATCATCTGTTGTTGTCTGACACATACTATAAGAGTATTTTTCTTACTAGTTAAAGCATACCATCTGCTCTGTTTTTTGATAAGTAACAGGGGATGCAGATTCAGATGAACTGATTGGGATTATGTCTATGTTTTTCCATATTGGTCCTTTCCATCTCATCCATGTTGTGGAGGACTGCAACTCAGCTCCATGTATGTGACACCACCAGTCACTCAAAGCTATTTCTCTTGCTAAGGACTGGCTGCCAGGCCCAATCGGGTGCTGCAAAAAGATGATACAACTTATCACTGGCTGCCCTCCATATATAACCAGATATTTGCCTGCCTTCCTCCAACAGTTTAGCATTAGGAGCCATTCAGTTTCCAGAGGTGTTTTGAGACTAGTGATTAGTTTGTTTGGATGTTCCCGAGATGAAGTTGATACTAGCTGTGATTGATCTGGGGCAGAGAGTAAACTTGGGTTGGGGATGGGTTGTACCGGGAGTGGAAATATCAATGCATGCACAATTGCACATTTTGTTACGAATGAGGTTCCAATTGCTCGGTGAGCTAAGCTGGGTGGGAGCTGAAATTCCATTTCTTGGTCATCAATTACTACTTGTCCTGATTGTAGCTTCAGAGTAAATTATGTAGATTGCAAATTAATCTTATACTGCTAGTTGCCTAGTTGTCTTCTTTATTGTTGGTGAAAACTACGAAAGTGCAATGAAGAAAGCTAGAAATATGTGAGATAAGTTGGTTTGTGATTGTCTGGTTGGTTGATGGAGTTATACATATGTGCAGCAGCTCAGCTATAAACCATACAGACTACCTTGTCAATGTTTTGAGATCAGTAgtgttgcttcatcttcttctttttttagaaaatggaatagTTTCCGGCCTCTGCAAAGCATCCTAAGCTGATCACGAATAAACAGCTGCCACTTGTTTCTTGCAGCATGTTGTTTGTACTCTTAAGCTGTTTGTCAATGTAAACTGGAAAAGGATCCATccagagaagcagaagcagaaatCTTGTTTGCTTATGCTTACACATTTTCCCTTAGGTGTGATTTATAACAGTGTATTACTCGTACATGAAGAGGAATTATGCGCTCCTTAGACATTTCTTGGCGTCTTAACATGTCCATCTCTGTTCTTTTTCTACCCAATTTTCTTTTGTGACAGTAGTATCGCAGTCCCTCTTGAGAAGTTGATAAACTAAATGAATACACTTGAATGACGAATTGACATTTCATAGCTATGATCTGTGGTGATTAAGTAGCTTTTACTTGGCCGTTGGCCATTGGCCACTGCTACCACTTAATACTACAACTAAAGATGCATTCCACATGTCTTTACTTTACCGTTTTAAATACTGCAACTAAAGACTATGCAACTCACTCAACGCATGTGGCACCATGAGTTGAACAAATTAAATTCTCTACCAAAGGGGTAGCTGTTGGGGATTGAGTGCTGCAGTAATGGAAGGTTGGTTGGCCTATATGTATAACCGGACATGTGTGTTCCTCATCTCTACTGCTAGCATGAGCCATCTAGATCTAGTTTCCAAACCTGTGTAGAGCAAAGGTTTAGTTTGTGTACTAACAAGAGGACGTGGATATCTACACTAATGGTTTTGTGCTAATAGTCAACTTTGTGGGTGGTCCCAGGAATGATTTTATGCCAGTATCACTGTGTGACTGACGCGTTGAGGGGGCTCTGCCCGCCCTAATGAACGTCCAGTATCAGAAGCAACCAATAGGCAAACTCAATTAGGAGAACTGCTTGTGCATATTCGCATTCCCCAGACTTTTGATCTCAATAGAGTAACATGAGACCCCACTTTTGTATCTATTTTAGATGTTGGGGTTGTGAAAATTCAAGATATTGTTGGCTGTTGGCTTTCAAATCTTAGTTTTGCCGTGCCCTAGAGTCCTGGACTATGGGGGAAAACAATGGGTGCCAACTGTGAACCACTATTGTAGCCATCCATGGTGTGTTGAGTTTCATGTAGAAATTGAAATCTCATTCCTCCTAAAAGAGTTAGAACATACGTGCATATCATTTCTATGGAATTGCTTATTTATCAGCACAAATTGTAAAGGATTGGTATTAAGTATGAACCAATAAAAGGTGGCTTGACATAGGCTATTATCTGCAAATATCTGAACATATATTCGTGTTGTGAGGTCATAACTAGTTGAGATGCTTTGCATGCCCCCCTGTATCATTGCCTTGATTCTTTCTGGTTCTGGTGAAAGGTTTTAGTTTTGCACTTCGATTTGGTTTCCTAGCAGTTGTTCACTTGGTTGCAGCTAGTTAGATGTTCTTCAGCTGTATGTGTATGTAAATCATCTAACTAATGATCAGGAAGGAATTTTGCCACGTGACTAGAAAAACTGGTAGTGCTTTATTATGTTCCGCTACCTGTAGAAGTTGGGAGAGTAAATAGATTCttaatgtttcaaaaaaaaagattcttgTTTATAAACAAGAAGGACACAAGTAGGGATGTCAATGGGTCAGGTGAGGTGCGGGTGGAGTAAAATTCCGCCCTCAACAAGACCCACGGTATTTGGTCACACCCACCCTCGAATAGACCCGCGCGTGaaatcactactagaaatatgagcattcgtccttGACATTAGTACCAGACAGCTTTTCATCCGGTACTAACTTatgaatttagtaccgggtagaaaTTATCGATTTTCGaaggccttttagtaccgggcaataacactagtacccctttagtaccagttaatAATACCGACCGATCCTAAATGGTGACATATGAATCATAACAACATTTTAGCACCTAAGTTATCATCTAAGTAACAAATATAATCGGAAATAAGAGCGATAGCAATCATAACTCACAATCAAAACTCAGTAACGCAACAAAAGTTATCAACAAGAGCAACTCACAAGTAGTCAAGTACGTTACCGGTAACAAAACCAGTGAGATTGAGAGACCGAGAATCAATAAAATTGAAAGGGTGAGAGTAACTCATAACATGTACGAGGAGATGGTTATATGATTTGCATATGTGAGCTTAAATGTAAATACGGAAATCTCAAAGATCCCTTGGTTGAGGGAGGCATGGATAAGAACGAAGGCCCACGCTAGACTCGCACATAACTCGAGCCCGCCTGCAAAGAACCGCGGGTGTGATTGGCACCCGCACCCACACCCTTGTGGGTGCGGCACCCGCGCATGTGCCCGCATCTGCATGCGGGTCCGATTGCCATCCCTATACACAAAGCGTGCAGTTTGTCTATGAGCTTTGGCTTGCTGTTAGTAGCTTTGTCTTGGGTCCAATGTTGACCTTTGGTCCCACCTTAGTACTAATAGATTTTGAGCTTTTGAATGGCCATCATGAGATATTGCCATGCCATATCTGTGCATCATTTTTTTAGCCTTAGATTTAGATTTTTGTTGCTACCAAAGGTGTGCACACCGCACACACGGACAGAGTCACATCAACacgagccaagatacttatccGTTTGATTCATCGTTTGATTCAGTTTCGATTTTTTATTGTGAATAACAGTTTCGTCATACgtactggtggtggtggcggcggaaggGAGGAGGAGTCCGGGAGGGCGAGCGGGAGCAGAAGCGACACCGCGAGGATAGCGGCGATGCGGCAGCGCAATATCAGGGTTGGGGATTGGGAGGAGTAGTAGAtgcggggagggaggagaggattgGAGAGGATGGGGCGATGGTAACTTCACCTCTAGCAAATACAGGATCATCTTATCACCTTATGCAGCCAATCAAACATGAGCATAgcaaccaaacactatctaaaCTCACAAGCCACCTAACCAAATATGAGCACTTTGCATTAGTTTATCCTGGTTAAAATTAGTGTGGGTTAGAGGTAGTCTGGTTAGGAACTAGTGCGCCTACCAATCATGGCCTAAACTCACAGGACCATTTCATCGAGTCTTGTGCAAGCAGGAGCTCCATTCATCAAGGAACGTATTGTGGATCAGAGGGGGAAGCAACAAATCAATCAGAGGAAGAGTCAGAGTGGCTCATACTTGCCGGCGGCTGACTGTGGAAGAGTCGGCGTCGGTTGTGGAGGCTGAAtggcgcctccgccggccgaTGTTGTGGTGTGCGGAGGCGAGTAGGCGACCGTGATGGATGGCAAGCACACGGAGACGGAGTAGGGTCAGGAGAGGCGACCATGCAAAAGGAAGGCAATCTGCGAGACATGAAAAAGGAAGGCGATAACAAATGAAGACCATCCAAAAGGAACCGTGAACCATGTAAAACAGGCACGATTAAAGGATTAAAGGAATATAATCACAGCCACCCATGCAGAAAAATGAGGGACGGCAAAGCGGACGGGTACCTAACCAAATCCGCAGTTTCTAGCGGAATCATCGATTTTTTCCTCCCTTCGGTCCCTCGCGCGTTTTCATCACACGCAAGGCTTGTCAGGTAGCCCACTTTTTTTGCCATGCAGTTGCGCGCAcagtatgacatgtgggaccaCATCCTAAATTTTACCGCAAATATAAggatgaaaaaaattgaaaatggaGCCTTAAACCCTGAACATGTGTATGTGTGACCACTCACCCAAAAAAATCCAAACTCTCCCCACAAAATCAAAACCAGCTCACCCTCGCAGCCTCCCATCCgcaccgcctcgccggccgccgccgccgccggccacctcctctcCCGCTGTTGCCACCAGcacccgcgccgcggccgcctcttcccctcctctcgCCCCCCTGCCGCCTCCGGCTCGGTCGCGCCTATTTCTCTGCTctttcctcttctctctccgaCTCCAGGCGCGCCCCGGACGGGGAAGCTATCCTGATGCTACTCTGCTGCTCTCCATTTTCCCCTCGAATCCAGACCTgttctccgcccccgccgcatcACCCAAGCAGCTTGCCTCGAAGCGCGCTCTGCTCCGGCGAGCAGGGGAGGAGCAATAAGAGCAAGTCCCACCGCGTCAGGGCGCAAGCTTTCAAGTCCAAGAACCAATCTTTGCTCTCCCAATCCCACCGGGGTGATGGCCACGGGGACCCTGCGGATGAAGACCGGGGAGGGGATTTGCCGGGCTCGGCTGCGCCGTCGCTGCCGGACTCCGAGGCGGTCGCGTTCTTGTTGCGTTCCTGCCGGAGCAAGACGGGCGTCCGGAGAGCACATGCGGTTGCCCTCCGGTCGCTCGACAGCCTGGGGGTGTTCGTGTCCAACAATCTGATCAGCGCTTATGTGAAGTTCGATGAGGTTGCAGATGCGAAgaaggtgttcgacgaaatgggCGACAGGAGCGTCGTATCGTGGACTGCGATGATGAATGGGTATCAGAAGCTTGGCCGCCACAGTGAGGTTGTGAGGCTGTTCTTGGATATGCTGGCCACTGGAGTGCAAGGTAACAGCTTGACTTTTGTTTGCCTGTTGAAATCTTGTGGGGAGCAATGCGATGCTAAGCTGGGGCGCCAGGTGCACTGTTGCATTATGAAGGGTGGGTGGAGCAATATGATAGTGGACAGTGCGGTTGCGCACTTCTATGCTCAATGTGGAGATGTTGCCGCTGCTTCAGCTGTGTTTAATAGGATGGCCTCCCGCGATGTTGTCTCATGGACAACAATGATCACGGCTTATGTGCAGCATGGGCATGGTAACAAAGCTCTTCAGATGTTCCCGATGATGGTGGCCGAGGGATTTCGCCCCAATGAGTTCACTGTGTGCAGCATCCTCAAGGCTTGTGCAGAGGAGAAGGCTCTAAGATTTGGGGAGCAGTTGCATGGTGCTATTGTGAAGAAGCTATACAAATATGATATCCATGTTGGGAGTGCTCTTGTCACAATGTATGCCAGATGTGGTGAGGTGTTTGATGCTCAGGCAGTATTTGATAAGATGCCAAGAAGAAACACAATTACATGGACTTCAATGATCTCTGGATACGCGCAAAGTGGCTATGGTGAAGAAGCTGTCTTGTTGTTCCGGAAGATGAAGATGCGTAGAGTATTTGTTAACAACCTCACTATTGTTGGTCTCCTTAGTGCTTGTGGCTCTATGCAGTCTAAGTATCTTGGAAAGGAACTGCATGCACAGATAATGAAGAACTGTATGGGAGATAATCTTCAAATTGGGAGTACACTTGTTTGGTTCTACTCCAAATGTGGGGAGCATACTTATGCTGCAAGAATTCTAGAAGCAATGCCTGACCGTGATGCTGTCGCATGGACAGCTATGATTTCAGGCTACAACAACCTTGGCCATAATGTTGAAGCGCTTAAATCATTAGATGAGATGTTATGGGATGGTGTGACACCAAATACTTACACTTATTCGTCAGCTTTGAAAGCTTGTGCCAGATTGGAGGCTCTGCGGGATGGAAAGAGGATCCATGGTGTTGTTAACAAGACCCAAGCTTTCTCAAATGTATTTGTGGGATGCTCACTGATCGATATGTATATGCGGTGTGGGAAAGTTGATGAAGCTCGAAGAGTCTTTGATGCCATGCCAGAGCACA is a genomic window containing:
- the LOC117837971 gene encoding pentatricopeptide repeat-containing protein At4g18520, chloroplastic, with the translated sequence MLLCCSPFSPRIQTCSPPPPHHPSSLPRSALCSGEQGRSNKSKSHRVRAQAFKSKNQSLLSQSHRGDGHGDPADEDRGGDLPGSAAPSLPDSEAVAFLLRSCRSKTGVRRAHAVALRSLDSLGVFVSNNLISAYVKFDEVADAKKVFDEMGDRSVVSWTAMMNGYQKLGRHSEVVRLFLDMLATGVQGNSLTFVCLLKSCGEQCDAKLGRQVHCCIMKGGWSNMIVDSAVAHFYAQCGDVAAASAVFNRMASRDVVSWTTMITAYVQHGHGNKALQMFPMMVAEGFRPNEFTVCSILKACAEEKALRFGEQLHGAIVKKLYKYDIHVGSALVTMYARCGEVFDAQAVFDKMPRRNTITWTSMISGYAQSGYGEEAVLLFRKMKMRRVFVNNLTIVGLLSACGSMQSKYLGKELHAQIMKNCMGDNLQIGSTLVWFYSKCGEHTYAARILEAMPDRDAVAWTAMISGYNNLGHNVEALKSLDEMLWDGVTPNTYTYSSALKACARLEALRDGKRIHGVVNKTQAFSNVFVGCSLIDMYMRCGKVDEARRVFDAMPEHNLVTWKVMITGFTQNGLCKEALKYMYLMQQEGYDVDDFVLSTVLTSCGDLHLKSDCISFLAQ
- the LOC117837973 gene encoding protein PHLOEM PROTEIN 2-LIKE A10, encoding MDSLAAACLCSRRRRARRLLLAAAAATAGYGLYRLYRHHRRRIFAALSLADAVSQVGSDLAEFLRSDSDQVPRSLLQLSKLAASEPVSSAASSLSESLASGVLRAISSHQHQLRQQQQQNPQTPLQDRILDRLLSPEGAGFASAVVGSFARNLVLSSCDTRTAAAGDREEPRWLAALCSATGKEAAADLVRVFVSTAVAAYLDRTAAVRTNDQLLTGLSDPRHEAKVKDLAVSVCNGAVETFLRTSRQLAKEASVARIEALAMERVGQNSDTNCVIQKVSSTLAVPSNRRFVLDVTGRVTAETVRSFLDFLAQRMSDGARKSIVIARDEVAERGLVAVKYLGAKSMAIFTISVALCMHILMGTRFLLPA